One stretch of Lacrimispora sphenoides DNA includes these proteins:
- a CDS encoding sugar ABC transporter ATP-binding protein, which produces MQIEMKGICKSFSDHAVLSDAGFSLKSGEVHALMGENGAGKSTLMKILTGIYEKDSGTVLIDGEEVVYKTPKEAEHAGIILIHQELNVLFDLTVEENLFLGKEITTRGGICNKKEMQKQAETILDKLGVKIPVKKRMAELAVGQQQMIEICRALMSEAKVIIMDEPTAALTASETEILFKVIKKLQKDGVSIIYISHRMEEIFELCDRITVLRDGQYVGTKETKDTNEKDIVKMMIGREIGERYPERKSSIGKEILKVSGFTKKGIYENINFSVKEGEVLGVSGLMGAGRTEIMRSIFGNMQHDGGDIFIDGTKCSIDNPAAAIKYGIGFITEDRKTEGLMLEDSIKNNISLTNLASISDRYHVINKGKEKSLAANAINELKIRCFHQAQECGKLSGGNQQKVVFAKWVYTNPRILILDEPTRGVDVGAKKEIYNIINELAAKGVAIIMVSSELPEILGMSDRIMIIREGTVRGILNKGEANQEKIMTLATGGKL; this is translated from the coding sequence ATGCAAATTGAGATGAAAGGAATCTGTAAATCGTTTAGTGATCATGCAGTACTGTCTGATGCCGGTTTCAGCCTGAAAAGCGGCGAGGTCCATGCACTGATGGGAGAAAACGGGGCTGGAAAATCCACTCTCATGAAGATACTGACAGGTATCTATGAGAAAGATTCCGGAACGGTTTTGATCGATGGAGAAGAGGTTGTATATAAAACGCCGAAAGAAGCGGAACATGCAGGAATTATCCTGATCCATCAGGAACTGAATGTACTTTTTGACCTGACAGTAGAAGAAAATCTCTTCCTGGGGAAGGAAATAACCACTCGTGGAGGAATCTGCAATAAAAAAGAAATGCAAAAACAGGCAGAAACTATTCTGGATAAATTAGGGGTTAAAATACCTGTGAAGAAAAGGATGGCAGAGCTGGCGGTAGGGCAGCAGCAGATGATAGAAATCTGCAGGGCGCTTATGAGCGAGGCAAAGGTGATCATCATGGATGAGCCTACGGCGGCACTTACGGCCAGTGAAACGGAAATTCTTTTTAAGGTAATAAAGAAGCTGCAGAAAGACGGAGTTTCCATCATTTATATTTCCCATCGCATGGAGGAGATATTTGAACTGTGTGACAGGATTACAGTCTTAAGGGACGGGCAGTATGTGGGAACAAAAGAAACAAAAGATACCAATGAAAAAGATATCGTAAAAATGATGATTGGACGTGAGATTGGGGAACGGTATCCGGAAAGAAAGAGTTCTATTGGAAAAGAAATATTAAAGGTATCAGGTTTTACAAAAAAAGGAATATATGAAAATATTAATTTTTCAGTAAAAGAAGGCGAAGTGCTGGGGGTGTCCGGCCTCATGGGAGCGGGGCGCACGGAAATCATGAGGTCCATATTTGGAAATATGCAGCATGATGGAGGTGACATCTTTATTGATGGCACCAAATGTTCCATAGACAATCCTGCTGCAGCCATAAAATATGGAATCGGCTTTATCACGGAAGACAGAAAAACCGAGGGGCTTATGCTGGAAGACAGCATAAAAAACAACATTTCCCTGACAAATCTGGCCTCCATATCTGACCGGTATCATGTAATTAATAAAGGAAAAGAAAAAAGTTTAGCCGCAAATGCAATCAATGAATTGAAAATACGCTGTTTCCATCAGGCTCAGGAATGTGGAAAGTTAAGCGGTGGAAACCAGCAGAAGGTCGTGTTTGCCAAATGGGTATATACCAATCCCAGAATATTGATCCTTGATGAGCCAACAAGGGGAGTAGATGTAGGCGCAAAGAAAGAGATCTATAACATTATTAATGAACTGGCAGCAAAAGGAGTTGCAATCATTATGGTTTCTTCTGAACTCCCGGAAATTTTGGGAATGAGTGACCGGATTATGATAATCAGGGAAGGCACAGTCCGCGGTATCCTTAATAAGGGAGAAGCGAATCAGGAAAAAATCATGACTCTTGCAACAGGAGGGAAACTGTGA
- the rbsD gene encoding D-ribose pyranase has translation MKRNGILNSSISSVLSSMGHTNSICIGDCGLPIPDETKRIDLALRFNIPSFLETLDAVTDDMAVESYILAEEMKEHNPEMVENIRSMMKKKFPDAVECFTSHENLKEQTKTCKAVIRTGEITAFANIILVSACIFAAQG, from the coding sequence ATGAAGAGAAATGGAATTTTAAACAGCAGCATATCAAGCGTACTTTCTTCCATGGGGCATACGAATTCGATTTGCATCGGAGATTGCGGACTGCCTATACCGGATGAGACAAAACGGATTGATTTAGCTTTGCGTTTTAATATTCCTTCATTCCTGGAAACTTTAGATGCGGTTACTGACGATATGGCAGTAGAATCTTACATTTTGGCAGAGGAAATGAAAGAACATAATCCGGAAATGGTGGAAAACATACGAAGCATGATGAAAAAAAAGTTTCCGGATGCAGTGGAATGCTTTACATCCCATGAAAATCTGAAAGAACAGACAAAAACGTGTAAGGCTGTCATAAGGACCGGTGAAATAACTGCGTTTGCAAACATTATATTGGTTTCAGCCTGCATTTTTGCAGCCCAGGGTTAA
- the rbsK gene encoding ribokinase produces MKIGVVGSINMDMTVTAQRIPGKGETITGDAISYIPGGKGANQAVAAARLGADVTMFGCVGSDDHGKALIENLKNEGIHTEYIKEVENQVTGLAVITVAESDNCIIVLAGANNTVDIEYIDGIKEKLLTCDIVLLQQEILQETVEYVIGLCANHGVKVILNPAPAREIKRELVELVDYITPNEHEARIIFGDMADTKSLLKQYPEKLIITLGEKGVIYINHEKEAVTLPARKSNVVDTTGAGDTFNGAFAVALGLYDNMETALTFAVMASGLSVERFGAQGGMPKLKDVIGELESQSDGSNAGDSCGIGGKP; encoded by the coding sequence ATGAAAATCGGAGTTGTAGGCAGCATCAATATGGATATGACTGTTACAGCACAGCGGATACCGGGTAAAGGGGAAACGATTACAGGCGATGCCATTTCCTATATCCCGGGAGGAAAAGGTGCAAATCAGGCAGTTGCGGCCGCGAGATTAGGCGCGGATGTAACGATGTTTGGCTGTGTTGGAAGCGATGACCATGGAAAAGCTCTGATTGAGAACCTGAAAAATGAAGGTATTCATACAGAATATATAAAAGAAGTTGAAAATCAGGTGACAGGGCTGGCTGTGATAACGGTAGCGGAAAGCGATAACTGTATTATAGTTTTAGCGGGTGCAAATAATACGGTCGATATTGAGTACATTGACGGTATCAAAGAAAAGTTATTAACCTGCGACATTGTATTATTGCAGCAGGAGATTTTACAGGAAACCGTGGAATATGTCATTGGCCTATGTGCGAATCATGGGGTAAAGGTCATATTAAACCCTGCACCGGCAAGAGAGATAAAAAGAGAACTGGTAGAACTGGTGGATTATATTACTCCAAATGAACATGAAGCCAGGATCATATTTGGAGATATGGCTGATACTAAGTCTTTATTAAAACAATATCCGGAAAAACTCATTATTACCCTGGGGGAAAAAGGAGTCATTTACATCAATCATGAAAAAGAAGCAGTGACTTTGCCGGCAAGAAAATCTAATGTAGTTGATACTACGGGAGCAGGGGATACATTTAACGGCGCATTTGCCGTAGCACTTGGATTATACGATAACATGGAAACGGCGCTGACGTTTGCAGTCATGGCTTCCGGTTTGTCGGTAGAGCGGTTTGGTGCCCAGGGCGGTATGCCGAAACTTAAAGATGTGATCGGAGAGCTGGAAAGCCAGTCTGACGGTAGTAATGCAGGTGACAGTTGTGGGATTGGAGGAAAACCATGA
- a CDS encoding LacI family DNA-binding transcriptional regulator yields MSITIKEIARLAGVSPSSVSLVLNNRPNRISEQKKNLILQIAENNQYIPNAAARSLVTRKNNTFGLLIPDIENPFFSKLSKTLELQLRAEGYSLIIVNSNDTFEGDMILIDLLAAKGIDGIFVVISNESYLHQDIIEQKLSQLNLPFVMVDRIFDSFSCNKIYFDNVEGSYIATRYLLEKGHRKIACICNTFISHNSLSRIHGYRNAMTEYGIKVPKEYIIPANYRIEGGYEAAKQVLDTDCTAIFVCNDMMTLGILRYFSEQGIHVPGDYAIVSYDNLLSDYLFGIEISSVNQDVEELGIKAWNIMKEAARQDRKKETKQKEICLMPTLVIH; encoded by the coding sequence ATGTCCATAACAATAAAAGAAATAGCCAGATTAGCGGGAGTTTCTCCAAGCAGTGTATCCCTGGTTCTAAACAACAGACCAAATAGAATTTCTGAACAAAAGAAAAATCTTATCCTGCAGATTGCTGAGAATAACCAATATATTCCAAATGCGGCTGCACGCAGTCTGGTAACCAGAAAAAACAATACGTTTGGGCTTCTGATCCCTGATATAGAAAACCCTTTCTTTTCCAAATTATCAAAAACTTTAGAATTGCAGCTCAGAGCTGAAGGATATTCATTGATCATCGTTAACTCCAACGATACATTTGAAGGAGACATGATATTAATTGATCTTCTTGCAGCAAAAGGAATCGATGGAATATTTGTGGTAATTTCCAATGAATCCTATCTTCATCAGGATATTATCGAGCAGAAATTATCACAGCTTAACCTTCCATTTGTAATGGTTGACCGCATATTTGATTCATTTTCCTGTAATAAAATATATTTTGATAATGTAGAAGGTTCTTATATTGCAACAAGGTATCTTCTGGAGAAAGGCCATAGAAAGATTGCCTGTATCTGCAATACTTTCATTTCCCACAACTCTCTTTCCCGTATACACGGATACCGGAATGCAATGACGGAATATGGAATCAAGGTGCCGAAAGAGTATATCATTCCTGCAAACTACCGCATAGAAGGCGGATATGAAGCCGCCAAGCAAGTCCTTGATACGGATTGCACGGCCATATTTGTATGCAATGACATGATGACCCTGGGTATATTAAGATACTTTTCGGAGCAGGGTATCCATGTACCCGGAGATTACGCCATTGTAAGCTATGACAATCTGCTGTCTGATTATTTATTCGGAATAGAAATATCAAGTGTGAACCAGGACGTGGAAGAGCTTGGAATAAAGGCCTGGAACATTATGAAAGAAGCGGCCAGACAGGACAGGAAAAAAGAAACAAAACAAAAGGAAATATGTTTAATGCCCACATTGGTCATTCATTGA
- a CDS encoding GTP pyrophosphokinase: MTEEEYLCFIQPYEDALKNIRVRVDVLNNDYRRKNQNYPIHHIQYRIKQKESIENKLDKNGYEASADSARNYLTDVAGIRVICYFITDIYAIVSLLKKQSDIVIIKESDYIANPKPNGYRSSHIVFGVPVYHTDGMEYYPVEIQLRTMSMDLWASMEHRICYKGEEREQAAEEFKKYAIALRQMEDEMEEFL; this comes from the coding sequence ATGACTGAAGAAGAGTATCTCTGTTTTATCCAGCCCTATGAGGATGCGCTTAAAAACATTCGTGTAAGAGTGGATGTGCTGAATAATGATTACAGGAGAAAAAACCAGAATTACCCCATCCATCATATCCAGTACAGAATTAAGCAAAAGGAAAGCATTGAAAACAAGCTGGATAAGAACGGATATGAGGCCAGCGCGGATTCGGCCAGAAACTATCTGACGGATGTTGCTGGTATCCGGGTCATCTGCTATTTTATCACGGATATCTATGCCATTGTCAGCCTGTTAAAGAAGCAGTCGGATATTGTAATCATAAAGGAAAGTGATTATATTGCCAATCCAAAGCCCAATGGATATAGAAGTTCCCACATTGTTTTTGGAGTTCCGGTCTATCACACCGATGGTATGGAATATTACCCGGTAGAAATACAGCTGCGCACCATGTCCATGGACTTATGGGCCAGTATGGAGCACAGGATCTGCTATAAGGGGGAAGAGAGAGAACAGGCAGCAGAGGAATTTAAAAAGTATGCCATTGCCTTAAGGCAGATGGAGGATGAGATGGAGGAATTTCTCTGA
- a CDS encoding YesL family protein, which produces MFSGFFNYDNPVWRFIGKFGDLIILNILWLICSIPIFTIGASTTAVYYVTLKLARDDDGYTIRSFFKSFKENFKQSTIIWLILLVVGLILGVDLYFFTRLFTGSGSFRTVMLTVFLAMVLIYAAVFTYIFPLQARFFNTVKRTFFNAFFMSLRHLFRTIGMIAIDGALLAAAFLLMVPPMLMVFMLFGFPLLAFINSYILAPVFNQYIPKEEEEKGDQLKPLFADEEEPVNSILMAKGDEHQEEMPENEEIENKETKDGQE; this is translated from the coding sequence ATGTTTTCTGGTTTTTTTAATTATGATAATCCGGTATGGCGGTTTATCGGTAAATTTGGAGATCTGATTATTTTAAATATCTTATGGCTGATATGCAGCATTCCAATTTTTACCATAGGAGCTTCTACCACAGCTGTATATTATGTAACCTTAAAGCTTGCAAGAGATGACGATGGGTATACTATCCGTTCTTTTTTTAAGTCATTTAAAGAAAACTTTAAGCAGTCCACGATCATCTGGCTGATCCTTCTGGTTGTAGGATTGATTCTTGGAGTTGACTTATACTTCTTTACCAGATTGTTTACAGGTTCCGGGTCTTTCCGGACGGTGATGCTTACCGTGTTCCTGGCAATGGTTCTAATTTATGCGGCTGTTTTTACGTATATTTTCCCACTTCAGGCCAGATTTTTCAATACGGTAAAGCGTACCTTTTTCAACGCCTTTTTTATGTCTCTGCGCCATTTATTCCGCACTATTGGAATGATTGCCATTGACGGGGCTTTGTTGGCGGCTGCATTCCTGCTTATGGTACCTCCGATGCTGATGGTATTCATGCTCTTTGGCTTTCCGCTTTTAGCATTTATTAACTCCTATATCCTTGCTCCCGTGTTTAATCAGTATATTCCAAAAGAGGAAGAGGAGAAGGGGGACCAGCTTAAGCCGCTGTTTGCAGATGAGGAAGAGCCTGTAAACAGCATTCTAATGGCAAAAGGGGACGAGCATCAGGAAGAGATGCCTGAGAACGAAGAGATAGAAAATAAAGAAACAAAAGACGGGCAGGAATAA
- a CDS encoding GNAT family N-acetyltransferase encodes MIWDRDIIVEGKIFQVTISDDHEALRSAFAEGRAVVGLWDRERTDQNLAPAAYVVEDIDDIDDAFLERVIRRKEGLPWNIVKTRRLTIREFVPQDYVSIPDEPEAGKSGFLFSTKETLKDYISHQYGFYEYGIWAVVDHEKGKLVGKAGISNLEITGQEEFLDAIKKNDTPVELGYHIFSPYRQQGYGKEACKAILSYAALAVSEKIYARIDERNLASIKLAEDLGFRLIARTHSGSVPRLCLYEWNCS; translated from the coding sequence ATGATCTGGGATCGGGATATTATAGTAGAAGGGAAGATTTTCCAGGTTACCATATCCGATGATCATGAGGCCCTGCGTTCTGCTTTTGCGGAAGGCAGGGCCGTTGTTGGTTTATGGGACCGGGAACGAACGGATCAGAACCTTGCCCCTGCCGCTTATGTTGTAGAGGATATTGATGACATTGATGATGCATTTTTAGAGCGGGTCATCAGGAGAAAAGAGGGACTTCCGTGGAATATAGTCAAAACCCGGCGCCTTACAATCCGGGAATTCGTTCCTCAGGACTATGTCTCTATACCAGATGAGCCTGAGGCTGGGAAGTCTGGCTTCCTGTTTTCAACGAAAGAAACCCTGAAGGATTACATCAGCCATCAATACGGATTTTATGAGTACGGTATTTGGGCCGTAGTTGACCATGAGAAAGGAAAGCTTGTGGGAAAGGCGGGGATATCCAACTTAGAGATTACCGGGCAGGAGGAGTTTTTAGATGCAATAAAAAAGAATGATACCCCAGTGGAACTGGGATATCACATTTTTTCCCCATACAGGCAGCAGGGATATGGAAAGGAAGCCTGTAAGGCCATTCTTTCCTACGCTGCCCTGGCTGTTTCAGAGAAGATTTATGCAAGGATCGACGAACGGAACTTAGCGTCAATAAAGCTGGCAGAGGATCTTGGGTTCCGTCTTATTGCCCGAACACATAGCGGATCAGTTCCACGGCTGTGTCTGTATGAGTGGAATTGCTCATGA
- a CDS encoding peptidylprolyl isomerase, with amino-acid sequence MKNPVITITMDNGDVMKAELYPEIAPNTVNNFISLIKKGFYDGLIFHRVINGFMLQGGCPEGSGMGGPGYSIKGEFSQNGVNNAFKHSEGVLSMARAMNPNSAGSQFFIMHKASPHLDGSYAAFGKITEGMDIVNKIADVKTDYNDRPMKEQKIQSMTVETFGEEYPEPETC; translated from the coding sequence ATGAAAAATCCGGTTATTACGATTACAATGGATAACGGTGATGTGATGAAAGCAGAGCTTTATCCGGAGATTGCACCAAACACAGTAAATAATTTTATCAGTTTAATTAAAAAAGGTTTTTATGACGGACTGATCTTCCACAGAGTTATCAATGGGTTCATGCTTCAGGGAGGATGTCCGGAAGGAAGCGGAATGGGAGGTCCAGGCTATTCCATTAAAGGAGAGTTCAGCCAGAACGGCGTAAACAATGCATTCAAGCATTCAGAGGGAGTGCTTTCCATGGCAAGAGCCATGAACCCCAATTCTGCCGGTTCCCAGTTTTTCATTATGCACAAGGCTTCTCCCCATTTGGATGGTTCCTATGCTGCATTCGGTAAGATCACGGAAGGCATGGATATTGTGAACAAAATTGCTGATGTGAAGACCGATTACAATGACCGCCCCATGAAAGAGCAGAAGATCCAGTCCATGACAGTGGAAACCTTTGGGGAAGAATATCCGGAACCGGAGACCTGCTAA
- a CDS encoding choloylglycine hydrolase family protein, which translates to MCTAFTLRTRQGETFFGRNMDFSYDIKPHLYIIPKNYEWDNSLNMEKIQDIYCFIGIGPELDGDLGFFDGVNEMGFAAAALYFAGYAQYDTIHDLRYRKQIPSIDFLHYILGRCADVDDLRQLLKNLSIVGVEDPVTQTVAPLHWMAVDRSGECVVIEQTERGMEVMANSVGVMANSPDYQWHKTNLRNYMEASPYQSEEDTWGNVRLIPFGQAGGTQTLPGGYTSPERFVRTAYLKSFIPIPQSRMEGVVSCFHVMDSVSIPKGAVVTSRNSYDYTKYTAFINTATCEYFFKTYDNIQVRMASLFENCAQSPELVNLGGL; encoded by the coding sequence ATGTGCACGGCATTTACCTTAAGAACCCGGCAAGGGGAAACCTTTTTTGGAAGGAATATGGATTTTTCTTATGATATAAAGCCTCATCTTTACATAATTCCTAAGAATTATGAATGGGATAATTCATTAAATATGGAGAAAATCCAGGATATTTACTGTTTTATCGGAATTGGGCCGGAACTGGATGGGGACCTGGGATTTTTTGATGGGGTCAATGAGATGGGTTTTGCTGCTGCTGCACTTTATTTTGCAGGCTATGCTCAATATGATACCATTCATGATTTAAGGTACAGGAAACAAATCCCATCCATTGATTTCCTTCATTATATTTTAGGAAGATGCGCAGATGTCGATGATTTACGGCAATTACTTAAGAATCTCTCAATCGTAGGAGTTGAGGATCCGGTGACACAGACTGTGGCCCCATTGCACTGGATGGCGGTAGACCGCAGCGGGGAATGTGTTGTCATAGAGCAGACGGAAAGAGGGATGGAGGTAATGGCAAATTCTGTTGGCGTTATGGCAAACAGTCCCGATTATCAGTGGCATAAGACGAACCTGAGAAATTATATGGAGGCTTCTCCCTATCAGTCCGAGGAGGATACCTGGGGGAATGTCCGGCTGATTCCATTTGGACAGGCGGGAGGCACCCAGACTCTGCCGGGAGGGTATACCTCCCCGGAGCGCTTTGTCAGGACCGCTTATTTAAAATCATTTATTCCGATACCTCAAAGCCGTATGGAAGGGGTAGTTTCATGCTTTCATGTCATGGATAGCGTTTCCATTCCGAAAGGAGCAGTCGTAACAAGCCGGAATTCATATGATTACACCAAATATACGGCCTTTATCAATACAGCTACATGTGAATATTTTTTCAAGACTTATGACAATATACAGGTAAGAATGGCAAGTCTTTTTGAGAATTGCGCCCAATCCCCGGAGCTTGTGAATCTGGGGGGATTATAG